The following coding sequences lie in one Phyllopteryx taeniolatus isolate TA_2022b chromosome 4, UOR_Ptae_1.2, whole genome shotgun sequence genomic window:
- the LOC133477235 gene encoding uncharacterized protein LOC133477235 isoform X2, translating into MADGEAAVSVKRGAAAVIGALNPRKELTPRLSIFLIFLNLLLLFIDVLISFLHIATPIRRPLLLNMDPEKTLTFCLGLKVELMTMTLKYVDGTTEASTVAVTQKELDQLTVHKVVKQHEGSGSQPVVSPKYCPGVNNNPGYLCETGHCCGETGCCTYYYELWWFWLLWTVLILFSCFCAYRHRRAKLRIQQQQRQREINLLAYNGACNFPSSMLDLSFLATFKLPSYDEVAARPTTPPPPYSSVFALQGGVMLGPSSSYPHHHLHSHPCSPYLGPGPSGLTSSQSSDNYTSCSCESCSLTSPCSTSFSVQVTDETYDSSRLSTPSEAGGDGALLPRAAGGRLSTNSSSPPSSQVPPDVIPALTPDVIPSHSYNGNEGISRQAAPLSLPLWPFNSYRPSQHPRLPLSPISLLSSLPSDQVHHLVYSDPLYATPKEREGDAPHQGAVPATSMSTVMHPEDEDEEDDEEDHFRHRRLTGDSGIEVCRCKVKREDREEEACLKEWEPQDRGNCSVRAKEGVLSPLLDDCVQHHGDAVIVVESSVV; encoded by the exons ATGGCGGATGGGGAAGCCGCCGTGTCCGTGAAGAGGGGGGCGGCCGCTGTGATTGGAGCTCTAAACCCGAGGAAAGAGCTCACGCCTCGGCTttcgatttttttaatttttttaaatttattactattatttattgatgtattgatttcttttttgcacATTGCCACTCCGATCCGACGTCCGCTTCTTCTTAACATGGATCCCGAGAAGACATTGACGTTCTGTCTCGGGCTCAAGGTTGAGTTg aTGACTATGACCCTGAAATATGTGGATGGGACCACCGAGGCTTCCACG GTGGCTGTTACCCAGAAGGAATTGGACCAACTCACGGTTCACAAG GTGGTGAAGCAACATGAGGGTTCTGGTAGCCAGCCTGTAGTCAGTCCCAAGTACTGTCCTGGTGTAAACAACAATCCAGGTTACCTCTGTGAGACAGGACACTGCTGCGGAGAGACGGGCTGCTGTACCTACTATTATGAACTCTGGT GGTTCTGGCTGCTGTGGACCGTGCTGATCCTCTTCAGCTGTTTCTGTGCTTACCGCCATCGCCGTGCCAAGCTGAGGATCCAGCAGCAACAGAGACAGAGGGAAATCAATCTTCTTGCCTATAACGGAGCCTGCAACTTCCCATCCTCCATGCTGGATCTCA GTTTTCTGGCCACCTTCAAGTTACCCTCTTATGATGAAGTAGCAGCGCGGCCCACCACACCTCCTCCACCTTACAGCTCCGTCTTCGCCCTGCAGGGAGGCGTCATGCTAGGGCCGAGCTCCTCCTACCCCCATCACCACCTCCACAGTCACCCCTGCTCCCCCTACCTGGGCCCGGGCCCCAGCGGCCTCACCTCATCCCAGAGCTCCGACAACTACACCAGCTGCTCCTGCGAGTCCTGCTCCCTCACTTCGCCCTGCAGCACCTCCTTCTCTGTCCAGGTGACGGACGAGACGTACGACAGCAGCCGCCTGTCCACGCCCAGCGAAGCGGGGGGCGACGGCGCCCTCTTACCCAGGGCGGCGGGCGGCCGCTTATCAACTAACTCGTCCTCGCCACCTTCGTCCCAGGTTCCACCGGATGTTATACCGGCGCTCACTCCAGATGTCATTCCCAGTCATTCCTATAATGGCAATGAGGGGATCTCACGCCAGGCTGCCCCGCTGTCACTGCCCCTGTGGCCCTTTAATAGCTATCGTCCCTCGCAACACCCTCGCCTCCCGCTTTCACCCATCAGTCTGCTATCTTCCCTTCCCTCCGATCAAGTCCATCATCTCGTCTACTCGGACCCCCTGTACGCCACGCCCAAAGAAAGAGAGGGAGACGCGCCTCATCAAGGGGCTGTCCCTGCCACAAGTATGTCCACCGTGATGCACCCCGaagacgaggacgaggaggatgACGAGGAGGATCACTTCCGCCACCGACGCCTGACGGGAGATTCCGGCATCGAGGTGTGTCGCTGCAAAGTCAAGCGAGAAGACCGAGAGGAGGAAGCGTGCCTCAAGGAGTGGGAGCCGCAAGACAGAGGGAACTGCTCCGTCCGAGCCAAGGAGGGCGTCCTCTCACCCCTGCTGGACGACTGTGTCCAGCACCACGGCGACGCCGTTATCGTCGTGGAGTCCTCTGTAGTCTAA